A window of Kocuria sp. TGY1127_2 genomic DNA:
CGGTCGTCCGCTCGGGGACATGGCCGTGGTCGTGAGAGACGGTACCTCATTGGCGAGGATCAAGCGCCACCTGGAGTCCGACGGAATCCCAGTATCCATCCCGGTAGCCGAGACGCCCTTGCGAGAGGAACCCGCGGTTCGCCCGTTCCTGGATGCCCTGTGGCTGGCCAGCGGGGAACACGGTCCGGCGGATATTTCCAGGGCACTTTCGCTTCTGACATCGAGGCTTGGTGGGGCCAGCCCCAATACGGTCAGACGTATCCGTCAGTCGCTGAGAGCAGCAGAATTGAGACGGGGCGGTACTCGTTCGAGCGACGAGCTAATCCTGGAAGTCCTCAACGGGAGTGTGGGTCCCTCGGCCCTGACTGCAGCACCTCACCGCAATTCTTCGGATGCTTCTGGAACCCGGACCAACGAGCCTCTTGAGAGGTTGCACTCCGTGTTGAGCGCCGGCAAGCGGGCCATGGAGGAAAACACATCCACCGCTGAAACCGTGTTGTGGGCACTGTGGGAAACCAGTGGGCTCGCCCAAGAATGGCTCAGTACATCCAAGGGAACCGGACCTGCCGCCCAGCGCGCGCATCGTGATCTCGATGCTATGCTCGCACTTTTCGAAACTGCTGAGCGTTACGTGGACCAGCAACCGGGTGCAGGCGCGAGGGAATTCCTGGAATACATCGACAGCCAGGACCTCCCCATGGATACTTTGGCTCCCCGCTCTACGAACCACGCCGCGGTTGCGCTGGTCACGCCCGCTTCTGCAGCAGGCCGCGAATGGGCCTGGGTGCACGTTGCGTCAGTACAGCAGGGGAGTTGGCCGAACACGACCCTACGCGGCGGTCTCCTGAGCACACCGGAACTCTCCGACGTCGTACTCCTAGGTGTGGAGCAAGCGGTTCGGGTGACCCGTAGGAACCGGCTGCGAGAAACCCGGTACGACGAACTTCGAATGTTCGCGACCGCCATCAGCAGGTGCACGTCGCAGTTGGTCGTCAGCGCGGTCGCGAATGAGGAGGAGGAGGCGAGCGAGTTCCTCGACATCCTTGATCCTGTGGCCATGTCGGAAGCGGTCGTGAGCCCAGTCAGGCGCCCTATGACCATGCGAGGTCTGATCGCGGAACTTCGACTTTGGGCGCAATCCGCGGACCATCCCGGGCTCGCTTTCCGGGCCGCAGAACAACTCGCGCGGCTTGCTCAAGAGCCACAGTCGTCGGACTCCAGAGGCAACGGGAGCAGGCGGGGCGAAGAGATGGTGGGCATTCCGGGGGCTCATCCACGGGACTGGTGGGGGCTTGCTCCACTGACCGATGAGAGCGCACCCCTTAATGTCAATGATCCGGTGCCGGTTTCGCCCTCCAAACTCGAAACCATTCGGCGTTCGCCCCTCGATTGGTTCGTCAGCTCCGCTGGCGGAGAACCGGCAACCGACCTGTCCAGATCCGTCGGAAACCTGATCCACGAGATCGCCCAGAACATGCCGGATGCCCCAGGCCATGAACTGGAAGAAGAACTGGAGCGACGGTTCGGGGCGCTGGGCTTGTCGGATACGTGGGAGACCCGGGTCGTCTACGATCGAGCCGTCACCATGATTCGCAAATTTGCTGCGTATGCGGTGGACTCCCGTGCGTCGCTCGGGCGGAAACTCGTCGGCGTCGAAGGCGCCTTCGAAGTGCTCGTTCCGGGACCAGCGAGGGATGCCCTGCTCTCCGGAAGAGTGGATCGTCTCGAAATCGATGAATTGGGCCGTTATGTCGTGATCGACCTCAAAACGGGCAAGAGCGCTCCGTCGGCCGCGGACGTCACGCAGCATCCGCAGCTTGCCGCGTATCAGGTCGCGCTCGAGGCCGGCGCCGGAGCGGTGATGTTCGATCACGGTGAGCCTGCATCTGTCCGAGAAACACCCCTGAGGTTCGACGGTGCCAGTATCACCGAGCTGTCCGGTGGAGCTGCGCTGGTTCAGCTGGGAACCTCCACCAAGGCGTACAAGGTCCAGTCCCAAGAACCGTTGACAGAACAGGATTACTGGGCTGTTGACCTGATCCGAAAATGTGCCGAGCTCGTGGCCCATGAGCGGTTCCAGGCCAGGCACACGGATTCGGCCGGAGGATTCGGCCTCAAATGCCGTCTTCCAGAAATATGTCCTTTGTGTTCGTCAGGAAGGCAGGTCACGCAACCGTGAACCGCACCGAGAATTCAGACCGGATTCGCTACTCGCCGGAAGATATTGCAACGGCTCTCGGCCACAATCTGCCGACCGAAGAACAATCGAAGATCATCAGCGCAGATTTGTCACCGAGGCTTGTGGTTGCGGGCGCTGGCTCCGGCAAGACCGCAACTATGGTCGACCGGGTCGTGTGGTTGGTCGTCAATGGACTGGTCCGACCCGACGAAATCCTCGGAGTCACGTTCACCAAGAAAGCCGCCGGGGAGCTTCGTCATCGCATGGCTCAGAGGTTGGCCGCGTTGCGTGAGGAAGGCCTCTACCAACCCGAGGCCGATTCCGACGAGCCTGTTCTCGATCCCACCGTCAGCACCTACCACGCTTATGCAAAATCGTTGGTCTCGGAATACGGACTCCGGATCGGCATTGAGAAGGACGCGACCCAGCTCGGACAGGCGCAATGCTTCCAGCTGGTTGCCCAGATTGTCGAGAACTGGGATGGGGAATTACCGGAGAAGCTCCCGGCGGCGTCGACCCTCATCACCGAAGTGCTTCAACTCTCGGGGGAATGTGCAGAACATCTGCGGACCCCGGCAGAAGTCGAGGACTTCTGCCGGCGCAGCTTGTCGTCGTTGAAGAATATGCCGAACAACCACCCCAAGAAACTCAAGAAAGAAGAGAAACTCCGGGGAACTCTCGTCGAAAAGCTCGAACAAAAACTATTGGTCGCAAGGCTGACGGAGCGGTATCGGCGTATCAAACAAGCTATGCAGGTCATGGATTTCGGCGATCTGCTTGCCTACGCCGCAAGCATGGCTCGAGGGATCGATTGCATGGGCAGCGAACAGCGTCAGCTCTATCGCGTGGTACTGCTCGACGAATTCCAGGACACGTCCCATGCGCAAATGGTCCTCTTCTCGAGTCTGTTCGGAAACGGACACAGCGTCATGGCCGTGGGAGACCCTAAACAGTCGATCTACGGTTTCCGAGGAGCCTCGGAAGGGCAGCTCTTCGACTTCTACCGTTACTTCCCCTCGCCCCACCAAGACGCCGACTACTTGTCCGTCGCTTGGAGAAACGGAACACGGATACTCGACGCGGCCAATCGGATTGCGCGCCCTCTGTCCGACCAAGGAGAATGGGTCCGCGCAGCTTCATCGGTTCACGTCCCGGACCTGGTTGCCCGACCTGACGCCCCGGAAGGCCGGCTTATGACCGGAATATGGGGAACGGACCAAGACGAGGCCGAAGCCATCGTTTCGACTATCGCTGCGCATCGATCGGACGCTGACCGCGAGGGTCGAGAGGTTCCCAGCTCTGCCGTCCTCTGTCGAGCCCGTCGCCACATGGAGACCATCCGTTTGGAATGCGAACGCCAATCGGTGCCGTATCAATTGGTTGGCCTGGGAGGGCTTGTTGAAACGCCCGAAGTAACCGACCTCATCGCTGTCCTGCGGGTGTTGTCCGATCCGGCTCGTTCAGATTCTCTGATGCGTCTCCTGGCAGGAGCGCGCTGGCGGATCGGACCTCGGGATCTCATGGCACTGAATGACTGGGCACACTTCCTTGCCCGTCGACGCAAGAGATCCATTCTCACCGGTATTGCGGAGGACCTCGCTACACCGGAAGGTCGCGTTCCAGGGGAAGAGCATCTTGTCGCGGACGACCCACAAGCCGAGCTGCATGAAGCTTCGCAACGGCTCGAAGATCTCTTGCGCACCGGAGGAGATCAGAGCGAAAATTCGAGCCTGATCGAAGCGATCGAGACCCTTCCCGAGGCCGGATGGACCTCAGCAGCCGGCCGATCACTGAGTACGGAAGCCAGGCAAAGACTTGTCAGACTTCAGCAAGAGCTGGAGGAACTTCGGGGCTACCTGGGCGAAGATCTGATGAGCCTGCTGTACCACATTGAGCGCGTCACCATGTTGGACCTGGAACTCGCATCCAAGCCGGGACGTGATGTGCATCAGGCGCGAGCCAACGTAGATGCCTTTTATCAGGCAGTAGCCGACTATTGCGCGACTGCACCGCGTTTGGCAGCCAGCCTGGACGCCGGCTCCAGCTTCAGCGGGACCTCCGGGGCAGAGGGTGCCGAGAGCGCCGAACTCAAGGAACATCGGTACACCGTGACCTCGTCGGCGACGGGAGTAACCGCTTTTCTTGCGTGGCTCGAAGCGGCCATCGCTGAGGAATCCGGTCTGGCCATGCCTGTCCAGCCCTCAGAGTCGTCCGCCGTGCAGATTCTGACCGTCCACGCGGCGAAGGGCCTCGAATGGGATGAGGTCTACGTGCAGGGACTCACGGAAGGAGGGTTCCCCTCGGACAAAACCGAATCGTGGTTCTCGGATGTCGGAGCTTTACCCTGGACGCTGCGCGGAGACACCAAATACCTGCCTGCCTTAGACCTCGGAGCCGGCTCAACCCAAGAGCTCGAGGAGTCCGGACAAGAATTCAGCCAGCACAATCTTGCCAGGCTCGTCTCCGAGGAACGTCGTCTGGCATATGTGGCAACGACCAGGGCCAGGAGCGTACTCTTCCTCGCGTCGAGTCACTGGAGCGGAACCAAAGCCAAACCCAATTCGCTTTCACGATTCGTGGAGGAGATTTCCGAGGAGTTCGATCCGACGTCGCCCGCGATCGAGTGGGTCAACGAGGCTCCGGTGCCCGAGGAGGGAGCAAAGAACCCACAGGGCGAGCGGATTCATGCGGCTCTATGGCCCTTTGACCCGCTGACGAGGCCCTTCGTCAGCGAATGGGAGTCTGAGGAAGAACTCAACGATCTCGCCATGACGGAAGACCACGGTGCAGCGGAGCTGGATCCGGGGCCCGTGGTATCTCGGCGCGTTGACGTCGAGAGAGCCGCGTCGCTGGTTCTGTCTCACATGGACACGGAATCCGGTACCGAGTCAATGTGGCCCGCTTCCGACGCGTCGCTGAGTCTTCCATCGGACGAGTTGCCGGATCCGACGGATTGGGCCGAAGAGACAAGCCTCCTGCTGGCTCTTCACCGGGCTAGAGGAGATGGCGGCGGAAGCCCTGAACTGCCGACGCACCTCAGTGCATCTCTGCTCGTGGGTCTCGCGCAGGATCCGCAGAGGATCCTCGAGCAGATCCACAGGCCCATGCCGCGTCGGCCCGAAACATCGGCCCGTGCAGGAACCAGATTCCATGAATGGGTCGAGGAGCACTACGGAGCCGCAGGAATGTTGGACCTTGGAGAGAGCTTGGCCGACCCGGAAGAAGGAGAAGACGCCGGACTTGCTGCTCTGCAGGAGTCTTTCCGGACGAGCCCATGGTTCGATCGCCAGCCGTGGGCTATCGAATACCCCATCGAAACACCGCTCGCTGGGTTTACGGTCCGCGGAAGAATCGATGCGATATTCCGCAATCAGAATGCCTCAGGGAAAGTTCAGTGGGAATTGGTCGACTGGAAAACCGGTCGGGTCCCCCAAGGAGCCGACCTCACGCACAAAACGGTCCAATTGGCCGTATACAGGATGGGATTTGCGCGCCTTCACGATGTTGATCCTGAAGACATCTCCGCGGCCTTCTACTACGTCGCGCACGGAAAAACCATTAGGCCCCGCAAGGTCGCGGACGAGACCGAACTCATCGACCTGGTGAACCGCATGCAAAACACAGCTTCAGAAACCAAGTGAAAAGTTCCTCTACGGCTCGTCGATTGTGGAAATAGGCCCCGTCGGATCTTCGCTCGGTTTCGCACGAGAAGACCCATGTCCGCTCGCATGGGCGCCGGCGCTAGCCGAGGTGCGGGCAGGCTCGCTCGAATCCGGGGTGGTCTCACGCGTCGGATCACTCTGCGATGAAGGAGCCGCCGCGGGCTCGGAGACCGACCGTACGTTCGAGGTAGCCGACGACGAAGAAATGGCCCCGGACTCTCGGAGATCATCTTCCAGTGTCCTGAGCATTGAGACGGCTTCGTCCACGGTCTCCCGGTCCTTCTGCTCGACGCCCCGGGCAAGCCACTGAGCCAACGCAAACTCTGCGTGAAGGTAAGCTCGCCGAAGCAAATGTTGGTCGGGTGCGTGCGGAAGCTGGACGGAGTAGACCTCGATGATCGAATCCGTGAATTCCTGGTCCGGGCAACTCATCAGCCAAGAGAAATCCAGCGCTGGGTCCCCGACGTGCAGGTCATGCCATCCTCGGACTGCCGTCAGCCGGGTTCCGTCCAGAACCAAATTCTCCTCGGTCAGGTCGCCGTGGACTACGGTGGGCCGGAACTGCCACATGCTCTCGTCCTCCAGCCAGGCTTCCCAGCGCCGAAGGAGTGCGGAGGGAACTTTGCCTGTGCTTGCCGTTCGGTCGAGTTCCGAGAGCATCCTCTTGCGGCACTGTTCGTGGGAGTACATCGGAAGGTCGGCTTCCTGAACCATCTCCGCCGGAAGCGTATGGATTGTGGCGACGGCTTTGCCTATCTGTGTCGCGAGGGGGTCTCGTTCCGGTGACACGACGTGGGAACGCCGCGCTAGTTCTTCGATGTCCAAAACTTCCCCAGGAACCTCTGGATACACAAAAGTCTTGAGGCCGCGACTATCAGCCGACCCCACTACCGTGGGCAATTGGAATGGGAGTCGTGCGCGCAATCCCGGAGAAAATGAATGCAGTATGACGTGCTCGGACTCGAGTCGCACACTGGCTTCATGATTCTGCGGAGCGCGCACAATCCACCGCTGGCGAGCGGAGTCGACAACGAGCGCGGAACCATAGTCCGGGTTGTCTTCCTCGTACGCGTACGCGGCCACGGGGAAGAGGCCCGGCACTCCTGCCGAGGCCATAGCGGCTAACGTTAACGGTGTTAATTTCACTCGTTCAGAGTACTAGAGACAGATGGAAGCAAGCTGATCACGTGAACCACCAATTTGTCACACAGCCCACACCCCCGCTTGGGCCCGATTTACTGGGGACATACCCCATTCGGCGCATCGACGACGGGCGCCTGAGAACCGAACTCATGGATTCAGCTCTGAGCGATTCTTCAACCCGAGTTTTGATGCTTGACCAGGGAAAAGTTCCGACGGCGTGGTCTGAGGGCCGCGCCGGCGTTGCGTGGGCTGCGCCCACCGAAGGCCTCGACGTCGTCGCATACCTCGGGACGTCGGAGGACCGGGCCCCGATACTCCTGGCTCGCGCTCCGCACACCAGGCCGGAAGACATCCAAGCCGGTGATCCTTGGCCGGAGGAACA
This region includes:
- a CDS encoding ATP-dependent DNA helicase, whose translation is MSPKNPLASRLPSRSHGATLVLGAPGTGKTSSLIECAFDHVGGGEAEGASAEEILLLAPTRTLADQLRDGFSQKLSATISTPPARAWHSYAFDILRRAHAEGLLEGVDFEPRLLTGPEQDVLIGEMLLAHSNGLGKQPQWPEELKEALETRGFRREIREFLDRCAEFDLSPERVRELGNALNHPEWVAASDFRVEYEQLRRLRMPQAYDPSALIHQAANFLESNPEFLAKEHERLRLILVDDLQEATPAIMRLLESMAPAAAVNPPQLVMTACTDTVVQGFRGARPEVLAELGSRLKAYPEIETRRLDRQHRLPSPIADSVRRVSERIPVVARARHDRSPEPSDAVLERSTRAEIAIRLTASAQHELRLISQGILEEHVKGGRPLGDMAVVVRDGTSLARIKRHLESDGIPVSIPVAETPLREEPAVRPFLDALWLASGEHGPADISRALSLLTSRLGGASPNTVRRIRQSLRAAELRRGGTRSSDELILEVLNGSVGPSALTAAPHRNSSDASGTRTNEPLERLHSVLSAGKRAMEENTSTAETVLWALWETSGLAQEWLSTSKGTGPAAQRAHRDLDAMLALFETAERYVDQQPGAGAREFLEYIDSQDLPMDTLAPRSTNHAAVALVTPASAAGREWAWVHVASVQQGSWPNTTLRGGLLSTPELSDVVLLGVEQAVRVTRRNRLRETRYDELRMFATAISRCTSQLVVSAVANEEEEASEFLDILDPVAMSEAVVSPVRRPMTMRGLIAELRLWAQSADHPGLAFRAAEQLARLAQEPQSSDSRGNGSRRGEEMVGIPGAHPRDWWGLAPLTDESAPLNVNDPVPVSPSKLETIRRSPLDWFVSSAGGEPATDLSRSVGNLIHEIAQNMPDAPGHELEEELERRFGALGLSDTWETRVVYDRAVTMIRKFAAYAVDSRASLGRKLVGVEGAFEVLVPGPARDALLSGRVDRLEIDELGRYVVIDLKTGKSAPSAADVTQHPQLAAYQVALEAGAGAVMFDHGEPASVRETPLRFDGASITELSGGAALVQLGTSTKAYKVQSQEPLTEQDYWAVDLIRKCAELVAHERFQARHTDSAGGFGLKCRLPEICPLCSSGRQVTQP
- a CDS encoding ATP-dependent DNA helicase, coding for MPSSRNMSFVFVRKAGHATVNRTENSDRIRYSPEDIATALGHNLPTEEQSKIISADLSPRLVVAGAGSGKTATMVDRVVWLVVNGLVRPDEILGVTFTKKAAGELRHRMAQRLAALREEGLYQPEADSDEPVLDPTVSTYHAYAKSLVSEYGLRIGIEKDATQLGQAQCFQLVAQIVENWDGELPEKLPAASTLITEVLQLSGECAEHLRTPAEVEDFCRRSLSSLKNMPNNHPKKLKKEEKLRGTLVEKLEQKLLVARLTERYRRIKQAMQVMDFGDLLAYAASMARGIDCMGSEQRQLYRVVLLDEFQDTSHAQMVLFSSLFGNGHSVMAVGDPKQSIYGFRGASEGQLFDFYRYFPSPHQDADYLSVAWRNGTRILDAANRIARPLSDQGEWVRAASSVHVPDLVARPDAPEGRLMTGIWGTDQDEAEAIVSTIAAHRSDADREGREVPSSAVLCRARRHMETIRLECERQSVPYQLVGLGGLVETPEVTDLIAVLRVLSDPARSDSLMRLLAGARWRIGPRDLMALNDWAHFLARRRKRSILTGIAEDLATPEGRVPGEEHLVADDPQAELHEASQRLEDLLRTGGDQSENSSLIEAIETLPEAGWTSAAGRSLSTEARQRLVRLQQELEELRGYLGEDLMSLLYHIERVTMLDLELASKPGRDVHQARANVDAFYQAVADYCATAPRLAASLDAGSSFSGTSGAEGAESAELKEHRYTVTSSATGVTAFLAWLEAAIAEESGLAMPVQPSESSAVQILTVHAAKGLEWDEVYVQGLTEGGFPSDKTESWFSDVGALPWTLRGDTKYLPALDLGAGSTQELEESGQEFSQHNLARLVSEERRLAYVATTRARSVLFLASSHWSGTKAKPNSLSRFVEEISEEFDPTSPAIEWVNEAPVPEEGAKNPQGERIHAALWPFDPLTRPFVSEWESEEELNDLAMTEDHGAAELDPGPVVSRRVDVERAASLVLSHMDTESGTESMWPASDASLSLPSDELPDPTDWAEETSLLLALHRARGDGGGSPELPTHLSASLLVGLAQDPQRILEQIHRPMPRRPETSARAGTRFHEWVEEHYGAAGMLDLGESLADPEEGEDAGLAALQESFRTSPWFDRQPWAIEYPIETPLAGFTVRGRIDAIFRNQNASGKVQWELVDWKTGRVPQGADLTHKTVQLAVYRMGFARLHDVDPEDISAAFYYVAHGKTIRPRKVADETELIDLVNRMQNTASETK
- a CDS encoding phosphotransferase produces the protein MASAGVPGLFPVAAYAYEEDNPDYGSALVVDSARQRWIVRAPQNHEASVRLESEHVILHSFSPGLRARLPFQLPTVVGSADSRGLKTFVYPEVPGEVLDIEELARRSHVVSPERDPLATQIGKAVATIHTLPAEMVQEADLPMYSHEQCRKRMLSELDRTASTGKVPSALLRRWEAWLEDESMWQFRPTVVHGDLTEENLVLDGTRLTAVRGWHDLHVGDPALDFSWLMSCPDQEFTDSIIEVYSVQLPHAPDQHLLRRAYLHAEFALAQWLARGVEQKDRETVDEAVSMLRTLEDDLRESGAISSSSATSNVRSVSEPAAAPSSQSDPTRETTPDSSEPARTSASAGAHASGHGSSRAKPSEDPTGPISTIDEP